The genomic region TTGGTGACCACGCCCCGAAGACGGTAAAGAACTTCACCGATCTCGCCGAAAAAGACTTTTACAACGGCGTGATCTTCCACCGCATCATCCCTGGCTTCATGATTCAGGGTGGAGACCCAACAGGTACGGGCACTGGCGGCCCCGGATACACCTTCGACGACGAGATTCACCCAGAGCTCGGGTTCAGCGAGCCCTACATCCTTGCAATGGCTAACGCTGGCAAGCGTCCCGACTCGTTTGGCAAGCTCGCCGGAACCAACGGTTCGCAGTTCTTCATCACGGTTGGTGACACCGACTGGCTGCGTGGCAAGCACACGATCTTCGGCGAGGTAGCCGACGACGCCTCGAAGGCAGTTGTCGACGCAATCGCGGCCGTGCCAACGCGCGGGGCAGATAAGCCGGTTGACGACGTCGTCATCAACAGCGTCACGATCGAAGCGGTCTAGGTTTTATTCATGAGTGCAAGCTATGGCGAGCGGGTGCCGGAGAAATCTTCGGACACATGCTACCGGCATCCGTCTCGCCAGAGCTTTGTACTCTGTCAACGCTGCGGCAGAACAATCTGCACCGACTGCCAAACGCAGGCACCGGTTGGCGTCATCTGCCCTGAGTGCCTGAAGCAGGGCCAACCAAAACAGCGCCCGGTTTCTCAGCGGGTTGGCCGGGTTCTTGCATCAGACAAACCCGTCATCACCTACGGCATTATCGCCATTTGTGCGGTCGTGTACCTGTTCCAGTGGCTCACGGGCGGCCTGGTTACGCAGGCACTGTGGTACGCGCCCTTGTACAGCCTTCCGGGCGACACCTTCCCCGCCGGAGTAGCGCAGTTTGGGTTTGAGCCATGGCGCATGATCACATCGATGTTTGCGCATTCGACGGGGTTCCTTCTCCACATTGTGTTTAATATGTACACCCTGTGGATTTTCGGGCGAATGCTCGAATCATTCCTTGGCAAACTTCGGTTTGCCGCTCTCTATCTTGTGGCCGGCTTTGCTGGCTCCGTCATGGTCTTGCTCTCCGGCTACATGAATATCGATTACCTGCGGACTCCTGTTGTTGGCGCATCCGGTGCCATCTTCGGTCTCATGGGGGCGTTCCTCATTGTCCAACGCAAGTTGGGGTCAAACGTCACGCAGCTCCTGGTATTGCTGGCCATCAACTTTGGAATCAGCTTTATGCCAGGCACCAACATTGCGTGGCAGGCGCACGTTGGTGGTTTCATCGGTGGTGTCGTCATTGGGCTCATCTACCTGAATACGCGCAAGCCGTCACAAAAGTGGCTGCAGCTCGGGCTCATGATTGCCTGGTCGGCCGTCCTCATTGCGCTGAGCTTTGCCTACTTTGTCTGGTCGCCCCTCCAAGTCAGCGTGTAACGCAGAAGTTTTCCACAGGCTGTTCACAAGTCTGTACACAACAGAAGAGCCTCGCACCGTGTGGTGCGAGGCTCTTCGTGTCTGTTCGGGGTGTCCTTCGTGGATCTCAGTCGTTGATTGCTTCTCGGGCTAGCCCGTCAGCGTCTGAATAAAGTTATCCACTTAAGTTATCCACAATCTTCTCCACAGTTGGGGAAAACTACACCAATGTAATTCAACGAGTTGTGGAAAGGTTCTTGGGATAGGGACGGGGCAGACTAGCGCCAGCGTGTTGTCATCAAGAATCCGACAAACATGATGCCGAAGCCAACGAAGATGTTGCCCTGGCCAAGTGCCGGTACCGGCAGCCACAGGCTGCCGCTGAGATAGAACACGATGATCCAGATCAGGCCGAGCAGCATGAAACCAAACATCACCGGCTTAAACCAAACCGGGTTGGGCGCTTGCTCGTCTGGAGCCAATGGCTGTGCCTTTGACTTGGCCTTCTCGACCGACGATTTCTTCTTACTGACCTCTTTGGATGCTGCCATAGCTAAGAGTTTAGCCAATAAATTAACTCACCGGGCATTCAGGCGAAACCACCTACAATAATGGAATGGCCAGTGAACCCCCTACACCGAGCGCATCTTCGCCGCTCGATGACCTCATGGCTGCCTCAGAGCAGCCATACGAGGCTCGGCGTCGACCCAAAAACCGCGTCAAACGCCGCAAGACAACCGTGACCGGCGTGCTCGGTGAAATCCTCATTACCGGCGGCGTGCTGGTACTTGGCTTTATCATCTGGCAGCCACTGTGGTCAGCGACGGT from Lysinibacter cavernae harbors:
- a CDS encoding peptidylprolyl isomerase, with amino-acid sequence MAQHTAVATLDTNHGTIVINLFGDHAPKTVKNFTDLAEKDFYNGVIFHRIIPGFMIQGGDPTGTGTGGPGYTFDDEIHPELGFSEPYILAMANAGKRPDSFGKLAGTNGSQFFITVGDTDWLRGKHTIFGEVADDASKAVVDAIAAVPTRGADKPVDDVVINSVTIEAV
- a CDS encoding cell division protein CrgA, translated to MAASKEVSKKKSSVEKAKSKAQPLAPDEQAPNPVWFKPVMFGFMLLGLIWIIVFYLSGSLWLPVPALGQGNIFVGFGIMFVGFLMTTRWR
- a CDS encoding rhomboid family intramembrane serine protease; amino-acid sequence: MSASYGERVPEKSSDTCYRHPSRQSFVLCQRCGRTICTDCQTQAPVGVICPECLKQGQPKQRPVSQRVGRVLASDKPVITYGIIAICAVVYLFQWLTGGLVTQALWYAPLYSLPGDTFPAGVAQFGFEPWRMITSMFAHSTGFLLHIVFNMYTLWIFGRMLESFLGKLRFAALYLVAGFAGSVMVLLSGYMNIDYLRTPVVGASGAIFGLMGAFLIVQRKLGSNVTQLLVLLAINFGISFMPGTNIAWQAHVGGFIGGVVIGLIYLNTRKPSQKWLQLGLMIAWSAVLIALSFAYFVWSPLQVSV